One window of Atribacter laminatus genomic DNA carries:
- a CDS encoding uroporphyrinogen decarboxylase family protein encodes MNHKERMLAALKCQPVDRIPHGEQMLHDILIQKILKVKMPKAEENALVRWMTEELSDFQFDCHKKAREFLGFDFIHVFPREPWIKIDESKEGYPIYRDIWGMEAISTPFTYEILKKPVEKPGDLKTHQFPTIDEFKYDNLHKWVQKSDFFVVVQIETGFFKINQFMGFNNYMFYLYEHRKELLDFTARFFDHVFNLAKKVIQEGADCIWLSNDFAYNTGPFMSPKDLWEMDFSFMKDVVRKIHDLGKPVVLHGCGNQNYTLDMLLDCEIDGLHSLQPTAGNDICQIKEKCGDRLCLIGNIDISELLPFGSPYDVDQAIQDLVEKVGKKNGLVIATCNLLDMDIPIENAITMHFAVDKYSARYL; translated from the coding sequence ATGAACCACAAAGAGAGAATGTTAGCCGCCCTCAAATGCCAACCAGTTGACCGCATCCCTCATGGAGAACAAATGCTCCACGATATTTTAATTCAAAAAATATTAAAGGTAAAAATGCCAAAAGCTGAGGAAAATGCTTTAGTAAGATGGATGACTGAGGAACTGAGTGATTTTCAGTTTGATTGTCATAAAAAAGCTCGAGAATTTTTAGGCTTTGATTTTATTCATGTTTTTCCTCGTGAACCCTGGATCAAAATTGATGAATCGAAAGAAGGCTATCCGATTTACCGTGATATTTGGGGCATGGAGGCTATCTCTACTCCATTCACCTATGAAATACTTAAAAAACCGGTTGAGAAACCAGGAGATTTAAAAACTCATCAGTTTCCAACGATTGACGAGTTTAAATATGATAATCTCCATAAATGGGTCCAAAAATCTGATTTTTTTGTAGTCGTTCAAATTGAAACCGGTTTTTTTAAAATAAACCAATTTATGGGTTTTAATAATTATATGTTTTATCTCTATGAACATCGAAAAGAACTTCTCGATTTTACAGCTCGTTTTTTTGATCACGTTTTTAACTTGGCTAAAAAGGTGATTCAGGAAGGAGCCGATTGTATCTGGCTTTCGAACGATTTTGCTTATAATACTGGTCCTTTTATGTCCCCCAAAGACCTTTGGGAAATGGACTTCTCTTTTATGAAGGATGTAGTCAGGAAAATTCATGATTTAGGAAAACCAGTCGTGCTTCATGGTTGCGGAAATCAGAATTATACTCTTGATATGCTTTTGGATTGTGAAATTGATGGTCTTCATTCTCTCCAACCTACGGCTGGTAACGATATTTGCCAAATCAAAGAAAAGTGTGGCGACCGACTTTGTCTGATCGGCAATATCGATATTAGTGAGCTTCTTCCCTTTGGGTCTCCCTATGATGTTGATCAAGCCATTCAGGATTTGGTAGAAAAAGTTGGTAAGAAAAATGGTTTGGTTATAGCAACCTGTAATTTGCTGGATATGGATATTCCAATAGAAAATGCCATAACCATGCATTTTGCCGTTGATAAATATAGCGCTAGGTATTTATAA
- a CDS encoding uroporphyrinogen decarboxylase family protein, which yields MKKIIIRFPYTEILKRKARWEKVWNFQQPDRVPVLHYIGSRYWLPLIGYENRFHDYLNDPGVMLEAQLLGAKWILENIRSDYHQIVFYPDFMWVEDVEPFGAEIVYQEDDSPWVARPHFLQKNDNLDQLRSVDYINNGLHGKMISYYQEMKKKAEDYEIQFSDGKIIPAVDCVMMGGGGIIGPTVIAGDLRSADNFAMDLYDRPDWVKDLLSIISEKAIDWLNVAREIGGGKVAFCSSYLEGTTFIGDDGTAQLSPKQFKEFALPALKKLAENIHGRGLKVIAHNCGQADHLIDLWTNEVGIDIYYGFSYLTNKNLIKEIMGGKVILIGGIDTVKLHGGKPEDIREDVRQSLEVLKDCPGYIIMDGHNVAPGTPVENLNAVTDAAEEFGRF from the coding sequence ATGAAAAAGATAATTATTCGCTTCCCTTATACTGAAATACTGAAAAGAAAAGCTCGCTGGGAAAAAGTTTGGAATTTCCAACAACCCGACCGAGTTCCGGTTTTGCATTATATTGGTTCAAGGTATTGGTTGCCTTTAATTGGGTATGAGAACCGATTCCATGATTATCTCAATGACCCGGGCGTGATGTTGGAAGCCCAGCTTTTAGGAGCCAAATGGATTTTAGAGAATATTAGGTCTGATTATCACCAAATCGTATTTTATCCAGATTTTATGTGGGTAGAAGATGTTGAACCTTTTGGAGCAGAAATTGTTTATCAAGAAGATGATTCTCCCTGGGTAGCCCGCCCTCATTTTTTGCAAAAAAACGATAATTTAGATCAACTTCGTTCAGTTGATTATATAAATAACGGACTTCATGGGAAAATGATTTCTTACTATCAGGAAATGAAAAAGAAAGCCGAGGATTATGAAATTCAATTTTCCGACGGAAAAATTATACCCGCTGTTGATTGTGTGATGATGGGTGGCGGAGGAATTATTGGTCCAACGGTTATAGCAGGAGATCTAAGAAGTGCTGATAATTTTGCAATGGATTTATACGATCGTCCTGATTGGGTGAAAGATTTGTTGTCAATTATTTCAGAGAAAGCAATCGATTGGCTCAATGTTGCCAGAGAAATTGGAGGTGGTAAGGTCGCTTTTTGTAGTTCTTATTTGGAAGGAACTACTTTTATTGGAGATGATGGTACTGCTCAACTATCACCAAAACAATTTAAAGAATTTGCTCTTCCTGCTTTAAAAAAATTAGCAGAGAATATTCATGGTCGGGGTTTGAAAGTAATAGCCCATAATTGTGGGCAAGCCGATCACCTTATTGATTTATGGACCAATGAGGTGGGAATCGATATCTATTATGGGTTTAGCTATCTTACAAATAAGAACCTTATTAAGGAAATAATGGGTGGGAAAGTTATCCTTATTGGTGGAATAGATACTGTAAAACTCCATGGCGGAAAACCAGAAGATATTCGAGAAGACGTTCGGCAAAGCCTTGAGGTTCTTAAGGATTGTCCGGGATATATAATTATGGATGGGCATAATGTAGCTCCCGGTACACCGGTTGAGAATTTGAATGCCGTTACTGATGCTGCTGAAGAATTTGGAAGGTTTTAA
- a CDS encoding carbohydrate ABC transporter permease — protein MSSKRKNEITEQTKSHTIAIIVSLIMIIPFFWMILSSFKPGTEIVKMPPTFFPQTFTLKNYQTLFERLPFGRYFLNSIIVSGGITIISMFSSSMLGYVFAKFNFKFKNFFFFLLMSGFMIPFATLVIPMYLLTAKIGLTNNYLGLILPFCLSPFGMFLMKQFMEDIPNDYIEAARLDGASELWIYSRIILPLTSAALGGVAIYNFLMTWNQLWWPLMVTSQPAMRTLPLGVAALAQQQGKRYDLLITGASVSVLPIIVLFAIAQKQIVKGLSVSSGLKM, from the coding sequence ATGTCTTCAAAAAGAAAAAATGAGATAACTGAGCAAACCAAATCCCATACGATCGCTATCATTGTTTCTCTTATTATGATAATCCCTTTTTTTTGGATGATTCTGTCATCTTTTAAGCCTGGAACCGAAATTGTAAAAATGCCTCCCACTTTTTTCCCCCAAACTTTTACTTTAAAAAATTACCAAACTTTATTCGAAAGGCTTCCCTTTGGTAGGTATTTCCTGAACAGCATAATTGTATCAGGTGGGATAACCATAATATCGATGTTCTCCAGTTCGATGCTGGGGTATGTGTTTGCAAAATTTAACTTTAAATTTAAAAACTTTTTCTTTTTCCTCCTGATGAGTGGTTTTATGATTCCATTTGCAACCTTGGTTATTCCTATGTATCTGCTTACCGCCAAAATTGGATTAACTAATAATTATTTAGGACTCATTTTGCCATTTTGTCTCAGCCCCTTCGGAATGTTTCTCATGAAACAGTTTATGGAGGATATTCCCAACGATTATATAGAAGCAGCCCGCTTAGACGGTGCATCCGAGCTTTGGATTTATAGTCGCATTATTTTGCCTTTAACCAGCGCCGCCTTAGGGGGAGTTGCTATTTATAATTTCCTAATGACTTGGAATCAGCTTTGGTGGCCTTTAATGGTTACTTCGCAACCAGCGATGCGGACCTTGCCTTTAGGAGTTGCTGCTTTAGCCCAACAGCAAGGGAAAAGGTATGATTTATTAATTACCGGGGCTTCGGTTTCAGTTTTACCCATCATTGTTTTGTTTGCTATTGCTCAAAAACAAATTGTGAAAGGATTATCGGTTTCAAGTGGTTTGAAGATGTAA
- a CDS encoding extracellular solute-binding protein has translation MKSNRYVLLIMLFVILCMSAVALGKTQITIWCLSFDPHINGYTAVNKAFMELNPDIEVILEPQPGQAELGAKMRAALAAGGGAELFSGTGTQILEWAVPGSIQPLTPDVFPSMEWVKENLSPEYYLQCNLNDQIWAVGIPDPPGDTGILVNVDHLNEAGLAVEKAFVDTDQLIDYAKKLAQYDSSGDLIRSGLSFQESNDPTYLLSYIADQGGKFWDNDKQVFTFQTPEAKNALQFFYDLFFVHKVDSVNMPTTGDALVQNLASMAFMWPEYLPFTEITYPDMKFDFIMKPAFVKGQKPLFSHSDTWDLLMPTYVSGEKKEAAVKYLQYLASAEGQLVFLEENPGLPTPRSLWDNEYFKTGKGAYLEPVIEAMKEGYFRYWGPFPEQDTLLYNIWWPSIDAMIHGELTVDQVLEQMEANSNQQVATMKEKYPNVPATFIYWDGLPEDLAIK, from the coding sequence ATGAAATCAAACCGATACGTTTTATTGATTATGCTTTTTGTTATCTTATGCATGAGTGCTGTAGCTTTAGGAAAAACTCAAATCACTATCTGGTGTTTATCTTTTGACCCCCATATAAATGGTTATACTGCTGTAAACAAGGCATTTATGGAATTAAACCCTGATATTGAAGTTATTCTTGAGCCACAACCGGGCCAAGCAGAATTAGGCGCCAAGATGAGAGCAGCACTGGCAGCGGGAGGCGGAGCGGAATTATTTTCAGGTACTGGAACGCAAATCCTAGAATGGGCAGTTCCTGGATCAATTCAGCCTCTTACTCCGGATGTATTCCCATCAATGGAATGGGTAAAAGAAAATCTATCACCAGAATACTATTTACAATGTAACCTGAATGATCAAATCTGGGCGGTAGGCATACCTGATCCTCCCGGGGATACTGGTATTCTGGTTAACGTTGATCACTTAAACGAGGCTGGTTTAGCTGTTGAAAAAGCTTTTGTTGATACTGATCAGTTAATTGATTACGCTAAAAAACTGGCTCAATACGATTCTAGCGGTGACTTAATCCGTTCCGGCCTTAGCTTTCAAGAGAGTAACGATCCTACCTACTTATTAAGTTACATTGCTGATCAGGGAGGAAAATTCTGGGATAACGATAAACAAGTATTTACCTTCCAAACTCCCGAAGCTAAAAATGCTCTCCAATTTTTCTATGACCTTTTCTTTGTGCACAAAGTTGACAGCGTCAACATGCCGACCACTGGTGATGCCTTGGTACAAAATTTGGCTTCTATGGCATTCATGTGGCCGGAATATCTGCCCTTTACCGAAATAACTTATCCAGATATGAAATTTGACTTCATCATGAAACCAGCTTTTGTCAAGGGACAGAAACCATTATTCAGCCATAGTGATACCTGGGATTTACTTATGCCCACTTATGTATCTGGCGAGAAAAAGGAAGCAGCGGTTAAATATCTGCAATATTTGGCCAGTGCTGAAGGACAATTGGTTTTCCTTGAGGAAAATCCTGGACTTCCAACTCCTCGTTCTCTCTGGGATAACGAATACTTTAAAACTGGAAAAGGTGCTTATCTTGAACCAGTTATTGAGGCTATGAAGGAAGGATATTTCCGCTATTGGGGACCATTTCCAGAACAAGATACTTTGCTCTACAACATCTGGTGGCCAAGTATCGATGCAATGATTCATGGAGAATTAACAGTTGATCAAGTCTTAGAACAAATGGAAGCCAATTCTAATCAACAGGTTGCCACAATGAAAGAAAAATACCCGAACGTGCCGGCTACCTTTATTTATTGGGACGGACTTCCTGAAGATTTAGCCATTAAGTAA
- a CDS encoding SDR family oxidoreductase produces the protein MNIKNIVLTGASRGIGESIAIKLAENGFNVFGFARNSDRLNSLVKKGQGRIFAYQVDVTKPDQIRKAYEEIETNHGPIDVLINNAGIYQGIEFYKQDINRISNIIDTNLKGALFCTRLILPYMIERKKGRIINISSVSGTRGIPLEVAYGASKHGMIGMADALAQEVKPYGVLITTICPGAVDTPLWQGDSPYHGDINEVTKPEEIAECVFYLLNQSDRTIFKRIILFPRNEWH, from the coding sequence ATGAATATAAAAAATATTGTTCTAACCGGGGCCAGCCGAGGAATTGGAGAATCAATTGCAATAAAATTAGCTGAAAATGGCTTTAATGTATTCGGTTTTGCGCGTAATAGTGATCGGCTAAATTCGTTAGTTAAAAAAGGGCAGGGTCGAATATTTGCCTATCAGGTTGATGTTACCAAACCGGATCAAATACGAAAAGCCTATGAGGAGATTGAAACCAATCACGGACCCATTGATGTTTTGATCAATAACGCCGGTATTTATCAAGGCATCGAATTTTATAAACAGGATATCAATCGCATTAGCAATATCATTGACACCAATTTAAAAGGAGCTCTTTTTTGTACTCGATTAATACTCCCCTATATGATCGAAAGAAAAAAAGGAAGAATTATTAACATATCCTCGGTATCTGGAACTCGGGGTATTCCTTTAGAAGTAGCCTATGGGGCATCGAAGCATGGTATGATTGGTATGGCTGATGCTTTAGCCCAAGAGGTTAAGCCCTATGGAGTTCTTATTACCACCATCTGTCCCGGAGCAGTTGATACTCCCCTTTGGCAGGGTGATTCTCCCTATCATGGAGATATCAATGAGGTTACCAAACCAGAAGAGATAGCCGAATGTGTATTTTACCTATTGAATCAGTCAGACCGAACTATATTCAAAAGAATAATTTTATTTCCACGAAATGAATGGCATTAG
- a CDS encoding carbohydrate ABC transporter permease — MQRGFATRYFPWLVLIPALVWFILFVAYPFGYSIVSSFFLWFVQNPASSKFVGLKNYFDIFKDPRFITALRNTMLYALLKTGLVVFIGVLLAKTLFAIKFGSRGYMFSIFLPSLCSMVAIGLFFTYLYQPQFGLFNVLLSKIGISRQGFLNSPQQAIYCVIITEAWQALGFSTLIFLTGLNTIPDVFYEAAQIDGASSFVTFWKIIFPLARRVFLFITAITAISAFQAFDLVFVMTLSGGGTGGSSGGPGYSSYTMALQVYNDGILRSQTGIASAIAIMLFVIIGVLTLLQLKILKPEWEY; from the coding sequence ATGCAACGTGGCTTCGCCACACGATATTTTCCCTGGCTGGTTTTGATTCCTGCCTTAGTCTGGTTTATTTTATTCGTGGCTTATCCTTTTGGTTATTCGATAGTGAGTAGCTTTTTTCTTTGGTTTGTTCAAAACCCAGCCTCAAGTAAATTTGTCGGTTTAAAAAATTACTTTGATATTTTTAAAGACCCCCGCTTTATTACTGCTCTCAGGAATACGATGCTATATGCCTTACTAAAAACTGGTTTAGTCGTTTTTATCGGTGTGCTCTTAGCTAAAACTTTGTTTGCTATTAAATTTGGGAGCAGAGGGTATATGTTTTCAATTTTTTTACCATCATTATGTTCTATGGTAGCCATAGGTCTTTTTTTTACCTACCTCTATCAACCTCAATTTGGATTATTTAATGTATTACTCAGTAAAATTGGTATTTCAAGGCAAGGCTTTCTGAACAGTCCTCAGCAAGCAATTTATTGTGTTATTATTACTGAAGCTTGGCAGGCTCTTGGATTCTCAACCTTAATATTTTTAACCGGATTAAATACCATACCCGATGTCTTTTACGAGGCAGCACAAATTGATGGAGCCAGCTCCTTTGTTACCTTTTGGAAAATAATCTTTCCTTTAGCAAGAAGAGTGTTTCTATTTATAACTGCAATTACAGCTATTTCTGCATTCCAAGCTTTCGATTTAGTTTTTGTGATGACCTTATCCGGTGGTGGAACCGGGGGTTCATCAGGTGGCCCTGGTTACAGCAGCTATACCATGGCTCTTCAAGTTTATAACGATGGAATACTGCGATCTCAGACTGGAATAGCTTCGGCTATTGCAATAATGCTATTTGTCATTATTGGGGTATTAACCCTTTTGCAGCTTAAAATTCTTAAACCAGAATGGGAATATTAA
- a CDS encoding zinc-dependent alcohol dehydrogenase, whose amino-acid sequence MRYVELVDLRKFEQKEGPIPKVGPDEIRIKVQRVGVCGSDMHAFQGTHPFVHPPMVLGHEVAGLVDEIGTQVKNLAIGDLVTIEPNLVCGECYNCRIGRYNICEKLQVIGCVGYYGGQSEYLVVKADEVFKLPKDWDADKAVLVEPLAVGVHAIRQAKMLTGANIIIIGAGMIGQATLQAAFAAGANQILVSDPVDTRLELAKKSGASVIVNPKKEDIFQVAKEFFGSDGPDIVFDCVGNEITLDTAINLARKGSKIIMVGVPEGKIPVNMAFVQDRELEIIGTIMYTAVDYEATIQYLNDGRMKTDGLVTHHFSLDQVYNAFETALNPSQGSLKVLIDISE is encoded by the coding sequence ATGAGGTATGTAGAATTAGTTGATCTTAGAAAGTTTGAGCAAAAAGAAGGACCTATACCAAAAGTAGGACCGGATGAAATTAGAATTAAAGTACAAAGAGTGGGAGTGTGTGGTTCTGATATGCATGCTTTTCAGGGAACACATCCTTTTGTTCATCCTCCAATGGTTTTAGGGCATGAAGTAGCCGGTTTGGTTGATGAAATTGGGACGCAGGTGAAAAACTTGGCTATAGGTGATTTAGTGACCATTGAGCCTAACTTAGTTTGTGGTGAATGTTATAACTGCCGGATAGGAAGATACAATATTTGTGAAAAGCTTCAAGTAATAGGATGTGTTGGGTATTATGGAGGTCAGTCAGAGTATTTAGTTGTCAAAGCTGATGAAGTCTTTAAACTTCCCAAAGATTGGGATGCCGATAAGGCAGTATTAGTTGAACCTTTAGCCGTGGGAGTTCATGCCATTCGCCAAGCAAAAATGCTCACTGGAGCGAATATAATTATTATCGGTGCTGGCATGATTGGGCAAGCTACCCTGCAAGCTGCTTTTGCTGCTGGGGCAAACCAAATTCTTGTTTCAGATCCAGTTGATACCAGGTTAGAATTAGCCAAGAAATCTGGCGCAAGCGTCATTGTGAATCCGAAGAAAGAAGATATTTTTCAAGTTGCAAAGGAATTTTTTGGTTCCGATGGTCCGGATATAGTATTTGATTGTGTTGGGAATGAAATTACTTTGGATACCGCCATTAATTTAGCTCGTAAAGGGAGTAAAATTATTATGGTTGGTGTGCCCGAGGGAAAAATTCCTGTTAACATGGCCTTTGTCCAGGATAGGGAATTAGAAATTATTGGAACTATTATGTACACTGCCGTCGATTATGAGGCAACTATACAATACTTAAACGATGGTCGAATGAAAACCGATGGTTTAGTGACCCATCATTTTAGCTTAGATCAGGTTTATAATGCTTTTGAAACCGCCCTCAATCCATCTCAAGGTTCATTGAAAGTCCTAATTGATATAAGTGAGTAA
- a CDS encoding LacI family DNA-binding transcriptional regulator: MTTIRDVARLAGVAPSTASLALNSRKRVSSDTRQKVLEAAQVLGYIPNSLAKNLTAQRTGIIGLLMAEIINPYHASLTHFIQKELRKRSYRMNLGITEGEALIEEEVLKDFISQKVDGVLIHTADIINFNLSTFYELIKRKIPSVLIGGGIEGVNLPIVDVELEKGSYLLTRYLIQRGYKRFLFLSGMKAAMTFKRRIDGFQKAMLENGYPVWETDIVETHPDIEGGYTSSLEIFNKNHPDYDVILCVNDYMAFGVLRALRELKIKVPENIGLAGFDDISFASVAGVPLTTVHIPIEGLAIKSVDLLYQRILYKESSEEKSLWKETVDTQVVVRQSTI; encoded by the coding sequence ATGACAACTATTCGAGATGTTGCTCGGTTAGCTGGTGTTGCTCCCTCTACAGCTTCCTTGGCGCTAAACAGTCGAAAACGAGTAAGTTCCGATACCCGTCAGAAAGTCTTAGAAGCTGCTCAAGTTTTGGGTTATATACCGAATAGTTTAGCTAAAAATTTAACTGCCCAAAGGACGGGAATTATAGGTTTGCTGATGGCGGAAATCATCAATCCCTACCATGCCTCACTTACCCACTTTATTCAAAAGGAGCTTCGAAAAAGGAGTTATCGGATGAATCTTGGGATTACTGAGGGCGAGGCACTCATTGAGGAGGAAGTTCTCAAGGACTTTATTTCTCAAAAGGTTGACGGTGTTCTTATCCACACTGCTGATATTATTAACTTCAATCTGTCAACTTTTTATGAACTCATTAAAAGGAAGATCCCTTCGGTATTGATCGGAGGAGGCATTGAAGGAGTAAATCTGCCGATAGTTGATGTTGAGTTAGAAAAGGGAAGTTACTTGCTTACACGATATTTAATCCAGAGGGGTTACAAAAGATTTCTTTTCCTTTCCGGAATGAAAGCAGCGATGACTTTTAAAAGACGAATTGATGGGTTTCAAAAAGCTATGCTCGAAAATGGCTATCCAGTTTGGGAAACTGACATCGTAGAAACTCATCCAGATATCGAAGGTGGATATACAAGTTCTTTAGAAATATTTAACAAAAATCATCCTGATTATGATGTTATTCTTTGTGTAAATGATTATATGGCTTTTGGTGTCTTAAGAGCTCTAAGAGAATTAAAGATAAAAGTTCCGGAAAATATTGGTTTAGCCGGTTTTGATGATATTAGTTTTGCTTCAGTAGCCGGCGTTCCTTTGACGACTGTTCATATACCAATTGAAGGATTAGCAATAAAAAGTGTTGACTTGCTTTATCAAAGGATTCTGTATAAAGAGAGCTCTGAAGAAAAAAGTTTATGGAAAGAAACTGTAGATACTCAAGTAGTAGTTCGACAGTCAACCATCTAA